A single window of Thalassomonas viridans DNA harbors:
- a CDS encoding type VI secretion system accessory protein TagJ, translated as MKTIKNMIQQGRLSEAIALIEGELRDDPLNLDLKSTLVELLCIQGELERAEQLINVMVQKHPDLVVGAANLRLLIRAAQQRQDFLQGQGVPNLFSERDEYLEAFMTLNLEINQGQAGEALQQVCQQLEQCRPDARVKINDSPRKIVRDLDDTLGGFIEVFGTDGKFYVAQLAEVEYIHFKPATSLLEQVWRRVDLSIKNGPSGEAYLPLVYGGSITDRQKLGRETDWQQLAPEAAKGVGQKMWFVDDQAMPISEVQHISSLALEDG; from the coding sequence ATGAAAACAATAAAAAATATGATACAGCAGGGACGCCTGTCGGAAGCCATAGCTTTGATTGAAGGGGAGCTGCGCGATGACCCCTTAAACCTTGACCTTAAAAGTACCCTGGTTGAACTCTTGTGCATTCAGGGGGAGCTGGAGCGTGCCGAGCAGCTGATCAATGTCATGGTGCAAAAACATCCGGACTTAGTGGTGGGGGCCGCCAATTTACGCTTGTTGATCCGGGCGGCCCAGCAGCGGCAGGACTTTCTGCAGGGACAGGGAGTGCCGAACCTGTTCAGCGAAAGGGATGAATACCTGGAAGCCTTTATGACGCTGAACCTGGAAATCAACCAGGGGCAGGCAGGAGAAGCGCTGCAGCAGGTGTGTCAGCAGCTGGAACAGTGCAGGCCGGATGCCAGGGTGAAGATCAATGACAGTCCCCGGAAAATAGTGCGGGATCTTGACGATACTCTGGGCGGTTTTATTGAAGTTTTCGGTACCGACGGTAAGTTTTATGTTGCGCAATTAGCCGAAGTGGAATATATCCATTTCAAGCCCGCCACTTCCTTGCTCGAACAGGTATGGCGTAGGGTGGATTTAAGCATTAAAAACGGCCCCAGCGGCGAAGCCTATTTGCCGCTGGTGTATGGCGGCAGCATCACGGACAGGCAAAAGCTCGGCCGGGAAACCGACTGGCAACAACTGGCCCCGGAAGCGGCAAAAGGTGTCGGGCAAAAAATGTGGTTTGTTGATGATCAGGCTATGCCTATTTCTGAAGTTCAGCATATCAGCAGTCTTGCCCTTGAGGACGGATAA
- the tssC gene encoding type VI secretion system contractile sheath large subunit codes for MAADSISFVEDEIFQQAPAGTCAGTLKNKQLVERFLRETDLLKALLLWLENAAGKPVSFDKKHVLPVLLKAVNEIDRQLERQLNVILHHREFQALEAGWRCLAYLIGQKAAYDKEQKVKVKLLDCSWQVLSKDINRAIEFEQSEFFKLVYNNEYDMSGGEPFGAIIGNYYIGQGNRGTGRDIDVLKDIARTCAAAFAPFITSVHPSFFGADDFSDLAGHSDFSHFFEQGQYLKWHTLRTMEEARFLGLTLPYILIRAPYLNDGSRREGFKFKEAISDVQRDHLWGNAAFAFAGVLVRAFSESGWFGQIRGMVPGQRKKGLVCDLPLCRYETDLYQQSPKPSVNLLVGDRAEKALSDLGFIPLSAVPGSEHLVFYSNASVQKPLQFDALPANVNAKLSAMLQYILCVSRFAHYLKVLGREKVGSYQSARLCEQELQTWLHQYTTASDSASDEVRSKYPLHSARIQVKEMQGKPGHYYSVIQLQPHFQLDQMVSSIKLVTELTPKH; via the coding sequence ATGGCGGCGGACAGCATTTCATTTGTCGAAGATGAAATTTTTCAGCAGGCACCTGCCGGTACTTGCGCCGGCACGTTAAAGAATAAGCAATTGGTGGAGCGTTTTTTACGGGAAACCGATCTGCTGAAAGCTTTATTGCTGTGGCTGGAAAATGCTGCCGGCAAGCCGGTGTCTTTCGATAAAAAACATGTCCTGCCGGTGCTGCTTAAAGCGGTTAATGAAATCGACCGGCAATTAGAGCGGCAGCTTAACGTCATTCTTCATCACCGGGAGTTTCAGGCACTGGAAGCCGGCTGGCGTTGTCTGGCTTATCTTATCGGCCAAAAAGCCGCGTATGATAAAGAGCAGAAAGTGAAGGTGAAGCTGCTGGACTGCAGCTGGCAGGTATTGAGCAAAGACATCAACAGGGCAATCGAGTTTGAACAGAGCGAATTTTTCAAACTGGTTTACAACAACGAATACGATATGTCCGGCGGCGAACCTTTCGGGGCGATTATCGGCAATTATTATATCGGCCAGGGCAACAGGGGCACAGGCCGGGATATTGATGTGCTGAAAGATATTGCCCGTACCTGTGCGGCGGCGTTTGCACCTTTTATTACCTCGGTGCATCCGTCTTTTTTTGGCGCCGACGATTTTTCGGATTTGGCCGGCCACAGTGATTTCAGCCATTTCTTTGAACAGGGGCAATATCTGAAGTGGCATACGTTAAGGACGATGGAGGAGGCCCGTTTTCTCGGGCTGACCTTGCCTTATATCCTGATCCGTGCCCCTTATCTTAATGACGGCAGTCGCCGTGAAGGCTTTAAGTTTAAAGAGGCCATCAGTGATGTACAGCGGGATCATTTATGGGGCAACGCCGCCTTTGCTTTTGCCGGCGTGCTGGTCCGGGCATTCAGTGAGTCTGGCTGGTTCGGGCAGATCCGCGGCATGGTGCCGGGGCAAAGGAAAAAAGGCCTGGTGTGCGACTTGCCCCTTTGCCGCTATGAAACCGACTTGTATCAGCAAAGCCCTAAGCCTTCGGTGAACCTGTTAGTCGGCGACCGGGCGGAAAAAGCTTTGTCTGATCTTGGTTTTATTCCGCTGTCAGCCGTACCCGGCAGCGAGCATTTAGTGTTCTATTCCAATGCTTCGGTGCAAAAGCCGCTGCAGTTTGATGCTTTGCCCGCAAACGTTAATGCGAAATTGTCCGCCATGCTGCAATACATTTTATGCGTGTCCAGGTTCGCCCATTACCTTAAGGTGCTGGGACGGGAAAAGGTCGGCTCCTACCAGTCCGCCCGTTTATGCGAGCAGGAGCTGCAAACCTGGCTGCATCAATATACCACGGCCTCAGATTCTGCTTCCGATGAAGTGCGCAGCAAATATCCGCTGCACAGCGCCCGGATCCAGGTTAAGGAGATGCAGGGCAAACCCGGACATTATTATTCCGTTATCCAGCTGCAGCCGCATTTCCAGCTGGATCAAATGGTGTCCAGCATTAAGCTGGTGACAGAATTAACCCCTAAACACTAG
- the tssC gene encoding type VI secretion system contractile sheath large subunit yields MTTQNETLNQESVASGESLSILGQAIDATKQTDSSRAEELIRALTEEALKGTVKWNKNLTVTFNQAIKVIDETISKQLSAIMHHDEFQKLEGSWRGLNHTVQNSETNATLKIRMMSLSKKELHKDLSKAVEFDQSQIFKKIYEAEFGTPGGEPYGALIGDYEFTNHPEDIETLSLMSNVAAAGFCPFISASGASLFGFDDWTELSKPRDLEKVFESLEYTKWRSFRDSDDSRFVTLTMPRVLARLPYGQATKVVEEFSFEEFDLDETGTRSVTTAHDDYCWMNAAYVMATNMTRAFSEYGFCTAIRGAEGGGKVEGLPAHIFTSDDGDPDLMCPTEIGITDRREAELSKLGFLPLCHYKHTDYAVFFGSQSCQKPKVYDSHDATANAAISARLPYLMATSRFAHYLKVMARDKIGSFMEAEDVESWLNRWILSFVNASEGGGQEIRAKYPLADAKVQVKEIPGQPGSYNAVAWLRPWLQMEELTASLRLVAKIPSVG; encoded by the coding sequence ATGACCACGCAAAATGAAACACTTAACCAGGAAAGCGTTGCCAGCGGTGAAAGCCTGTCCATTTTGGGGCAGGCCATAGACGCCACCAAACAAACCGACAGCTCCCGGGCGGAAGAGCTGATCCGGGCCCTGACCGAGGAAGCGCTCAAAGGCACGGTCAAGTGGAATAAAAACCTGACGGTGACCTTTAACCAGGCGATCAAGGTGATAGATGAAACTATCTCCAAACAGCTGTCGGCCATCATGCATCATGATGAGTTTCAAAAGCTTGAAGGCAGCTGGCGCGGTCTCAACCATACGGTGCAAAATTCGGAAACCAACGCCACTTTAAAAATCCGTATGATGAGCCTGAGTAAAAAAGAGTTGCACAAAGACCTAAGCAAGGCGGTGGAATTTGACCAGAGTCAGATCTTTAAAAAGATTTACGAAGCGGAATTCGGCACGCCGGGGGGAGAGCCCTATGGCGCCCTGATCGGCGATTATGAATTTACCAATCATCCGGAAGACATAGAAACCCTGTCGTTAATGTCAAACGTTGCCGCCGCCGGTTTTTGCCCCTTTATTTCTGCCTCGGGTGCCTCCCTGTTCGGTTTTGACGACTGGACCGAATTAAGCAAACCCAGGGATCTGGAAAAAGTGTTTGAGTCGCTGGAATATACCAAATGGCGCTCGTTCAGGGACAGCGACGACTCACGTTTTGTGACTTTGACTATGCCCAGGGTGCTGGCCCGCCTGCCATACGGTCAGGCGACTAAGGTGGTGGAAGAATTCAGTTTTGAAGAATTTGACCTGGATGAAACCGGCACCCGCTCCGTGACCACGGCCCATGATGATTACTGCTGGATGAACGCGGCTTATGTGATGGCCACCAACATGACCCGGGCGTTCAGCGAATACGGCTTTTGTACCGCCATACGCGGCGCCGAAGGCGGCGGCAAGGTTGAAGGCCTGCCCGCCCATATCTTTACCAGCGACGACGGTGACCCTGATCTGATGTGCCCCACCGAAATTGGCATAACCGACCGCCGCGAAGCCGAACTGAGCAAGCTGGGCTTTTTGCCTTTGTGCCATTATAAACATACGGATTATGCGGTATTTTTCGGCTCCCAGTCCTGTCAGAAACCTAAGGTCTACGACAGCCACGATGCCACCGCCAATGCCGCGATTTCCGCTCGCCTGCCTTACCTGATGGCGACCTCGCGCTTTGCCCATTATTTAAAAGTAATGGCCCGGGATAAGATCGGCAGTTTTATGGAAGCCGAAGATGTCGAGTCCTGGCTTAACCGCTGGATTTTGTCTTTTGTCAATGCCTCGGAAGGCGGCGGACAGGAAATCCGGGCGAAATATCCGCTGGCGGACGCTAAGGTGCAGGTCAAGGAAATTCCCGGACAGCCCGGCTCCTATAATGCCGTTGCCTGGCTGCGTCCCTGGCTGCAGATGGAAGAGTTGACGGCCTCCCTGCGTTTAGTGGCCAAGATCCCCAGCGTGGGTTAG
- the tssB gene encoding type VI secretion system contractile sheath small subunit, with protein sequence MGIHDKLKKVRKPRVHITYDVETEGAVVKKELPFVIGVTGDFSGHNTQDLKPLKDRRFVQIDRDNFDDILKRMNPTLNIAVDNTLVEDEDSQLKVALSFNSLQDFEPAAIVNQVEPLKKLMETRNKLRDLMTKVDRSEDLENILEDVLSNTKSLDQLADELDLKGDQE encoded by the coding sequence ATGGGTATACATGACAAATTAAAAAAGGTGCGAAAACCCCGGGTACACATCACATACGATGTGGAAACCGAGGGAGCCGTCGTCAAAAAGGAATTGCCTTTTGTTATCGGGGTAACCGGAGATTTCAGCGGTCATAATACCCAAGATCTTAAGCCCCTTAAAGACAGGCGTTTTGTGCAAATCGACCGGGATAATTTTGACGATATCCTTAAACGCATGAACCCGACCCTGAACATTGCCGTCGACAATACCCTGGTGGAAGATGAAGATAGCCAGCTAAAAGTGGCGCTAAGTTTTAATTCGCTGCAGGACTTTGAACCGGCGGCGATCGTCAACCAGGTTGAACCCTTAAAAAAGTTAATGGAAACGAGAAACAAGCTCAGGGATTTGATGACCAAAGTCGACAGATCTGAAGATCTGGAAAATATACTCGAAGATGTCCTCAGCAATACCAAAAGTTTGGATCAGCTGGCGGACGAGCTTGACTTAAAAGGGGACCAGGAATGA